A genomic stretch from Mycobacteriales bacterium includes:
- a CDS encoding aspartate aminotransferase family protein, whose translation MSTGPGTAGTSSDLSEAARRHLWMHFTRMSAYADHEVPIIERGEGAYVWDSHGKRYLDGLSGLFVVQAGHGRQELADAAGKQATQLGYFPLWGYAHPSAVELAERLASYAPGDLNRVFFTTGGSEAVESAWKLARQYFQLTGEPGRYKVISREIAYHGTTLGALSITGVPAIKAPFEPLVPGGVRVPNTNFYRAPEHGDDLERFGVWAAEEIERAILREGPSSVAAVFLEPVQNSGGCFTPPPGYFARVREICDRYGVLMVSDEVICAFGRLGHWFGAQRYGYTPDIITVAKGMTSGYSPIGAMLVSDRLIEPYLSGTNSFLHGITFAGHPVSCAVAMANLDIFERDGLLPHVLSNEAGFRAAMERLRDLPIVGDVRGDGYFYGIELVKDKATRETFDDAESERLLRGFLSPALFEAGLVCRADDRGDPVIQLAPPLICEPAQFEEMEQILRGVLTEAWTKL comes from the coding sequence ATGTCCACTGGCCCCGGCACCGCTGGCACGAGCTCGGACCTGTCCGAGGCGGCTCGCCGCCATCTCTGGATGCACTTCACTCGGATGTCGGCGTACGCCGACCACGAGGTGCCCATCATCGAACGCGGTGAGGGTGCCTACGTCTGGGACAGCCACGGCAAGCGCTACCTCGACGGCCTGTCCGGCCTGTTCGTCGTGCAAGCCGGGCACGGCCGGCAGGAGCTCGCCGACGCGGCGGGCAAGCAGGCCACGCAGCTCGGCTACTTCCCGCTGTGGGGCTACGCCCATCCGAGTGCCGTCGAGCTCGCCGAACGTCTGGCGTCCTACGCGCCTGGCGACCTCAACCGGGTGTTCTTCACCACCGGCGGCTCGGAAGCCGTCGAGAGCGCCTGGAAGCTCGCCCGCCAGTACTTCCAGCTGACCGGCGAACCCGGCCGCTACAAGGTCATCAGCCGCGAGATCGCCTACCACGGCACGACGCTCGGCGCGCTGTCCATCACTGGGGTGCCAGCCATCAAGGCGCCGTTCGAGCCGCTCGTTCCAGGCGGCGTGCGGGTCCCCAACACGAACTTCTACCGCGCGCCCGAGCACGGCGACGACCTCGAACGCTTCGGGGTGTGGGCGGCAGAGGAGATAGAGCGCGCCATCTTGCGCGAGGGTCCGTCCTCGGTCGCGGCGGTGTTCCTCGAGCCGGTGCAGAACTCCGGGGGCTGCTTCACACCGCCCCCGGGGTACTTCGCGCGGGTACGCGAGATCTGTGACCGGTACGGCGTGCTGATGGTCAGCGACGAGGTGATCTGCGCGTTCGGCCGGCTCGGCCACTGGTTCGGCGCACAGCGCTACGGCTACACGCCGGACATCATCACCGTGGCCAAAGGAATGACGAGCGGCTACTCGCCGATCGGCGCCATGCTGGTCTCCGACCGGCTGATCGAGCCCTACCTGTCCGGGACCAACTCGTTCCTGCACGGCATCACGTTCGCCGGCCATCCGGTGTCGTGCGCCGTCGCGATGGCGAACCTCGACATCTTCGAGCGCGACGGCCTCCTGCCGCACGTGCTGTCGAACGAGGCCGGCTTCCGGGCCGCGATGGAGCGCCTGCGCGACCTGCCGATCGTCGGCGACGTACGCGGCGACGGCTACTTCTACGGGATCGAGCTCGTCAAGGACAAGGCGACCCGAGAGACGTTCGACGACGCCGAGAGCGAGCGGCTGCTGCGCGGCTTCCTGTCGCCGGCACTGTTCGAGGCGGGGCTGGTGTGTCGTGCCGACGACCGCGGCGACCCGGTGATCCAGCTGGCGCCGCCGTTGATCTGCGAGCCCGCCCAATTCGAGGAGATGGAACAAATCCTGCGCGGTGTGCTGACCGAGGCCTGGACGAAGCTCTGA